The following is a genomic window from Bordetella petrii.
ACTGTGGCGAAGTCGCGGGCGAGAACGGCGGCACGGTGCCCGTGGATCTGGTGCGCCCCATCAGCCCGCTGCGCGTCTGCATGGCCGGCACCGAACAGGGCGGGGGACGCTGCGTGGCCCTGCGCGGCGAACTGGGGCAGCCCGGCATCCACTGTGCCATCTACCTGCAGCGGCCCACCCCTTGCCGCGAATTCGAAGTGTGGCAGCCCGATGGCTCGGTCAACCCCGACTGCCAGCGGTTGCGGGCCGCGCTGGGCCTGCCGCCGTTGGCGCCGCGCCCCGACGCCGAGAACGATCCCCAGGGGCCGGTGCACCCCCACCAGCCAGCGGCTGCCTGAAGCAAGCCGCAAGGCACAGCCGTGGCTGACGCTGGCGGGGGGCCGTAGTAGCATCGGCGCTACGGCAGCTCAGGAGACACAGGCATGGCGGTGCGCACAGATTTCCCGGATGGCCTGGCGCGGTGCGCCTGGGTGGACGGGTCGGTTGATTACCGACGCTATCACGACGAAGAATGGGGCCGACCGGTGGACGACGACCGCGCCCTGTTCGAGCAGTTGAGCCTGGAGGGCTTTCAGTCGGGCCTGAGCTGGCGCACCATTCTCGACAAACGGGAAGGCTTTCGCCGCGCCTTCGCCAATTTCGACATCGATACCGTGGCCCGCTATACCGCGGCGCGCGTCGAAAAACTGGTGGCCGACGCGGCGATCGTGCGCCATCGCGGCAAGATCGAGGCGGTCATCAACAACGCGCGGCGCGCCCGCGAAATGCGCGAGCGGCACGGCTCGCTGGCCGCCTATTTCTGGCGCTACGAAGCGCCGCCCGCCACGGGCGCGGCCGGACCCGTGTCGCAGTCGGCGCAGTCGCTGGCCTTGTCCAAAGACCTGAAGAAGCTGGGCTGGAAGTTCGTCGGCCCCACCACCGTGTACGCCTTCATGCAGTCGGTCGGCATGGTCAACGACCACAGCCCGCATTGCCATCATCATGCCGAATGCGAACAGGCCCGGGCACGCTTCGTGCGTCCTTAAGGCTTGCCTTCGGTAGTGTCGCACCTGCTTGGCGCAACGCGGCGGGGCTTCGACACCATCGTTGGTCGGGCAGATTTGGAAAAATCCGTACACATTCCTTGTCACAGATTTCCGCTTCCGCCTATACCCTGATAGCCAGGCCGGGCGGCATCGGGACGGCCCGGCAAAGGAACCGTGGCCATGACGCGCACAAAAAAAGTACTGATCGGGCTGGGCGGAGCCATTGTCTTGCTGCTGGCGGCCCTGGTGCTGGTGATCGCCCTGTTCGACTGGAACCAGCTCAAGCCCACCATCAATGAGCGCGTTTCCGCCGCCCTGGGCCGGCCGTTCGCCGTCAATGGCGACCTGACCGTGCAGTGGCGGCGGCCCGTAGACGAGCCGGGCTGGCGCGGGTGGGTACCCTGGCCGCACATCAGCATGGACGATGTATCGATCGGCAATCCCGACTGGGCCGAGGAGCCGGCCATGGCCACGCTGCAGCGGGCCGAGTTCAGCCTGTCGCCGTTGCCGCTGCTGAGCCACCATGTGGTCATCCGCCAGATCCAGCTGACCCGGCCGGCCGCGAGTCTGCTGCGCCTGAAAGACGGTCGCGCCAATTGGGTGTTCACCCTGCCGGACACCGGCGAACCGTCGCCCTGGGTGATGGACATCGACGAAATCGGCTTCGACCAGGGGCAGGTGCAGTTTCGCGACGAAACCCTGCGCGCCGACATCGAGGCGCAGATCGACCCGCTGGGCAAGCCGGTGCCGTTTGCCGCCATCGCCGGCCAGGCGCCGGCAAGCCAGGCGGATGAAGCGCCGCCGCAGCAGGCCCAGGCGGCGGCTGCGCCCGAGTACGTGTTCGGCTGGAAGGTAAAAGGGCGCTACAAGGGCCTGCCGCTGCGCGGCGACGGCAAGATCGGTGGCATGCTGGCCGTGCGCGACGCCAGCCGTCCGTTTCCGCTGCAGGCCGATGTGTCGGTGGGCGACACGCGCATCGCGCTGGCGGGCACGCTGACCGACCCGGCCAACCTGGGCGCGCTCGACCTGCGGCTGGAACTGTCCGGCGCCACCATGTCCGACCTGTATCCGCTGATCGGAGTCACTTTGCCCGACACGCCGCGCTATTCCACCGACGGCCGGCTGAGCGCGCGCCTGCGCGAGCCGGGCGGCGCGGTGTTTCATTACCGCGATTTCAACGGCAAAGTGGGCGCCAGCGATCTGCATGGCGACCTGACGTTCACGGCTGGCGAACCACGGCCCAAACTGGCGGGCAACCTGAATTCGCGCCTGCTCCGCATGCGGGACCTCGGGCCGCTGGTGGGCGTGCCGCCCGCGGGCCAGGCCAAGAGCGCTTCAAAGGACAGCCCGAAGCGCCCGCCCGGCGGCAAGGTGCTGCCCACGCAGGAGTTCCGCACCGAGCGCTGGCGCGTAATGGACGCCGACGTCACGCTGGCCGCCGAACGCATCGTCTACGACGAAGACCTGCCCATTACCAAGCTGAGCGTGCACCTGGTCATGGACAACGGCCTGCTCACGCTGGACCCGCTGCGTTTCGGCATGGCCGGCGGCACCATCGACACGACATTGCGGCTGGACGGCAGCCGCACGCCCATGGCCGGCAAGGCGCGGATCGCGGCGCGCGGCCTGCGCCTGAAGCGGCTGTTTCCGAAAGTGGAATCGATGCAGCGCGCCCTGGGTCAGCTCAACGGCGACGCGGCGCTCAGCGGTACCGGCAATTCCGTGGCGGCGCTGCTGGGCAGCGCCAGCGGCGATACCCGGCTGCTGGTCAATGATGGCGTGATCAGCCGCGCCTTGATGGAAATCGCGGGCCTGAACGTGGGCAACTACGTGGTCAGCAAGCTGTTCGGCGATGAAGAGGTCAAGATCAACTGCGGCGCGGCCGACCTGCATATGCAGCGCGGCGTGATGACGCCGCGGGTGTTTGTGTTCGATACCGAGAACGCGCTGGTGCAGGTGGACGGCACCGTCAACTTCAAGGACGAGACCCTGGACCTGGACATCAAGCCCCGCAGCAAGGGCGTGCGGGTTTTTTCGCTGCGTTCACCGCTGTATGTGCGAGGCACGTTCGGCGACCCGCAGGCTGGCGTGCACGTGCTGCCGTTGGCCGCGCGCGGCGCCGGGGCGGTAGCGCTGGGCGTGTTGCTGACCCCGGTGGCCGGCCTGCTGGCCCTGGTGGCGCCCAGCGCCGGCGAAGACGACAACCAGTGCGCCACGCTGCTGCAGCAGATGCAAAAACCGCCCAAGGCGCCGCCGGCCCAGGGCCGCGCGAACGGGCAGGGGGCGGGCAAATAGGGGCGGCCGGTAGGGGCGGCAGGTAGGGCGCGCGCCGGAAGCGGTTCAGGCCGTGCCGGCCAGCGCGTCCCAGGTCAGCATGGCAAGGCGCACCGACTGCTGCAACATTTTGCGCGACGCGCCGTCGCGAGCCTGGATCGCCATGCCGTGCAGCACGGTGGCGTAGTAGGAGGCCAGGGCGGGAAGGTCTGTGTGCGCGGGCAGTTCGCCGTGCCGCACGGCCTCGCGCAACCGCTGCAGAATCAGCGCCTGGGTGTGGCGCCGGCTGTCGCACAGCATTTTCTGGACGGGGGCATGTTCGTCGGTGCCCGTGGGCGCGCCCAGCACGATCAGGCAGCCCTTGGGCCGGCCCGGCTGAGTGCCGGCGCGGACCGCGGCCAGCAACATGTTCTCGATGCCGGCCCGGACCGTGGGTGCGCTGAGTAGCTCGGCTTGCGTGCAGCCACCCTCGCGGCTGCCGTACAGCGCCACGGCGTCGCGGAACAACTGCTCTTTTGAGCCGAACGCGCTGTACAGGCTGGGCGCGTTGATGCCCATCGCGGCCGTCAGGTCGGCCAGCGACGTGCTTGCGTAGCCCTTTTCCCAGAACAGATCCATGGCCTTCTGCAAGGCCGTGTCGCGATCGAAAGAGCGGGGGCGTCCTCGGTCTGCCATAAGCGCGATTCTACTCGTCGCACGCCGGGCTTGACGGCCGCATGGGATTGGAGCGATGATATTTGTATTGATTACTACAAATATGGACTCACCATGTCAGACCTGCAAGGCAAGATCGCTTTTGTTACCGGCGGCAGCCGGGGTATTGGCGCGGCCATCGCGCGCCACCTGGCCGCGCGCGGCGCTGATGTCGCCATTACCTACGTCAGCACGCCCGAGCGCGCCCAGGAGCTGGTGGCGGAACTGCGTGGCGCGGGCCGGCGCGCCCACGCCTACGCGGCCGACGCCGCCGACCACCAGCAGGTGCGCGCCGCTGTCGAACAGGCCGTGCGCGACCTGGGCGGCCTGGACATCCTGGTCAACAACGCCGGCATCTTCATCGCGGGCGGGCTGGACACCCTGTCGCACGCCGATTTCCAGCGCACGCTCGATGTCAACGTAAGCGCCGTATTCGCCGCTACCCAGGCCGCGCTGCCGCACCTGCCGCGCGGCGGGCGCATCATCAACATCGGCAGCTGCCTGGCCGGCCGAGCCGGCGACGCCGGCCTGGCTGCGTATTCGGCCAGCAAGGCGGCGGTGGCGGGCTTGACCAAGGGCGCGGCGCGCGACCTTGGGCCGCGCGGCATTACCGTCAACGTGGTGCATCCGGGCCCCATCGATACCGACATGAATCCGGCCCAGCGCGAAGGCGCCGCCGAAAGCGCCGCGCGCCTGGCGCTGCAGCGCTATGGCCACGTCGACGACATCGCCGGCATGGTGGGCTACCTGGCCAGTCCGGCCGCGGGCTACGTCACGGGCGCGGAAATCTCGGTAGATGGCGGGTTCGCTGCTTAAACGAACAGGCCGTCGGGCCTGGCGAACAGACCGGGCTTAGCCCTCGCTGGCGCGCGCGTATTCCGTGGCGATCTGTTCGCTGGCTGTCCATAGGCGGCGCGCGCTTTCGTCGATGACTTCATCGGTCATCGACTCCGACGGCAGGGTTTGCGCCAGGCTGCCCACGACACGCTTGTCGCCGGGCAGCAAGATGGGCACGGCCACGCCGCCCAGGCTGGGCGTGATGCGTTCGCGACTCAGGGCATAGCCGCGCCGCCGGATCGCCGCCAGGTTCTTGCGGAACGCATCCCACGAATCGCCCAGCTCGGCCGCGGCGATGGCGGCGCCGTTGCGCAGGTAGGTCTGCCGCACGCGGTGCGGCGCCAGATAGGCCAGCAGGGCCAGCGACGCCGCGCCCTGGAACAGCGGAAACGGCACGCCGCGCGCGCGCCGCACCATGATGCGGCGGCCCTTGTGGGTAAGCATGTCCGGGCCTTCTTTGTAGATGCACAGCACCTGGTCGCGGTACAGGTTGTGCAACAGCAGCACGCGGTTCTCGGCGTGTAGCGTGCGCAGCACCTTGCGGCCCGCCAGGTAAAGCGGGTCGGTCAATTGCAGCAGGTGTTCGAGTTCGATGATGCGCGGCCCCAGCGCATAGGTGCCGCCCGACGAGGGCGCCAGCAGGCCCGCATCGCACAGGGCCTTCAGGTACCGGTACGCCGTCGAGCGGGTATAGCCCAGCAGCGCCGAGATCTCTTCGATGCGCAGGATAGGCCGGGCGAGCGAGAACAGGTCGAGTATCTCGAAAGCCTTGTCCAGGCTGGTGGAAGCATTTTCCTTGGCGGTCACGGAGGCAGTCCGAACAGGGTGAATCGATAAAGCGAACAGGCGACGCCCCACATGATAAGCGCCGTAACGCGTCTGTCTATTCGAGAATATTAAAAAATCCCAAAATACGGGAATATTGACTTTATCAAAATAGCGGGATATTGTTCATGACAACGCGGCCCATTCCGCCGCAAGCCCTCCACCGCCATGGCCGATCCCGCTACGACGCGCCCGCAGAAACCCCTTACCGGCCGCGTGCCGCCGCAAGCGGTGCGGCGCCGCGAGTTTCCGGCTCTGCCGGCCGAAATACTGCAGCGCTACGCCCGCATTGAAGACCTGACCGCCACCGCGTCCGACGCCATGGACAAGCTGGGCCTGGCCGGCGTGGTGCCGGCCTCGGTGCTGGCGCCGCAGTTACCGGCGGCGCGCCTGGTGGGGCAGGCCGTCACCGTGCGCAATACCGAACGGCCGGAAGCCGTGGGCGCCGCCGCGCAGGCAGGCCAGAGCCGCATGGGCGAGCACGAGGCTTACAACCTGGCCGAGCCCGGCAACGTGGTGGTCATCGAAGGCCTGCCCGGCGTGTCCAACCTGGGCGGCCAGTCGGCTAGCGTGGCCCATCGCGCGGGTTGCGCGGGCGCCATCGTCGATGGCGGGTTCCGCGATCCGCGCATGGCGCGCGCGCTCGGCTTTCCCATCTGGGCGCGCGGCGTTACGCCCATTACTGGTAAGTGGCGCCTGCAAACGGCCGAGATCAACGGGCGCGTGCGCATCGGTGGCGTGGCGGTCGAGGCCGGCGACCTGGTGCTGGCCGATGAATCCGGCGTGGCCTTCGTCCCGTATGCGCAGGCGCAGGCCGTGCTGCAGGAAATGGAACACATCCAGGCCGGTGATCACCGGCAGCAACGCGATATCGCCGCCGGCGTCGACCTGCAGACGCTGGCAAGCACCAAATACAAGTAGTCCGATAAACGTTCCTCAAAGAGGGAGCCATGGAGACAAGTATTGAATGCGTGGTCGGCGCAGCCGACATCCTGGGCGAAGTGCCGCTATGGTGCGACCGCACGCTGCGGTTGTGGTGGGTGGACGTGCGGCGCAGCGCGCTGCAGTCGTACGACCCCGCCACGGGCCGGCACCAGGCGCGCCGCCTGCCTGAAGGCATGCTGGTGGGGTCGATCGCGCTGCGCGAGGCGGGCGGCTTTCTGCTGGCCACCAACACCGGCCTGTACCGCTACGATCCCGACGTGCCGCAGCCCCCGACGTTCCTGGCCAACCCCGAGGCCGACAAGCCGGCCAATCGCCTGAACGACGGCAAGTGCGACCGGCGCGGGCGTTTCTGGGTGGGCAGCATGCGCGATGCCCAGCGCCTGCCCGAAGGCACCCTGTACCGGTTCGACCCCGACTATGCCTGCCATGCGCAATTCAACGAGATCGTGGTGCCGAACTCGATCGCCTGGAGCCCCGACGACCGCACCATGTACTTTGCCGACACGCATCGGCAACTGATCTGGGCGTTCGACTTCGACGTGGATGACGGCGTGATCTCGAACCGCCGCGTCTTCAAGGACTGGACCCACCATCACGGCCGCCCCGACGGCTCGACGGTGGACAGCGAAGGCTACCTGTGGAACTGCATGGTCGCCAGCGGCGAGCTGGTGCGCCTGGCGCCCGACGGCAGCGTCGACCGCGTCATCGCGCTGCCGGTCACCAACCCCACCTGCCCGGCGTTCGGCGGGCCGGACCTGGCCACGCTGTACGTTACCAGCCATTCGCAGCGCATTCCGCCCGAGCGCCTGGCGGCCGAGCCCTGGGCCGGCGCGCTGCTGGCTCTGGATGTTGGCGTGAAAGGCCTGCCCGAGCCGCGCTTTGCCGGCTGAACGCACAGAGGAGATCTCATGCGTATCCTGACTTTGATGCTGGCACTGACCAGCATGCTGGTGGCCGCGCCGGGCGCGGCGAACGATGTGGTGCGGCTGGTGGTGCCGTTTTCGGCGGGCGGGCCGGTGGACCAGGTGGCGCGCATCCTGGCGCCGGGCCTGGAAGACGCGCTGGGCGCTACCGTGGTGGTCGAGAACCGCGGCGGCGCGGGCGGCACGGTTGGCACCAACTACGTGGCCAAGTCCCCGCCCGACGGCCGTACCGTACTGATGGCGACTTCAGGCTTCGTGATCTCGTCGCAGACCACCGCCAACCTGCCGTACGACCCGCATAAAGACCTGGAACCCCTGGCGCTGGTGGGCCAAGTGCAGACATTGCTGGTGGTGCGGCCCTCGCTGGGCGTGAATACCCTGGCCGAACTGGTGAAACTGGCCAAGTCCGGCAAGCCTCTGTCGTTCGGTTCTACCGGCGTGGGCGGCACCATGCACGTGGGCGGCGAACTGCTGAACCACGCCGCCGGCATCCAGGCGCTGCATGTGCCGTATCGCGGCGCGGCGCCAGCCATTACCGCGCTGATGGCCGGCGAAGTCGATATGGTGAACGCCGACGTGCCCGTGCTGCAGCCCTATGTGAAAAGCGGCCGGGTCAAGGCGCTGGTGATCTACGACACCAAGCATTCCGTCGAACTGCCCGACGTGCCCGACGCCGTCGAAGCCGGGTACCCGCAACTGCTCATGAGCAACTGGTACAGCGCCATGGTGCCCGCCGGCACGCCGCAGGCAGCGAAGCAGAAGCTAGAGCAGGCGTTTCTCGCCGCGATCCGCCGGCCCGACATCGCGCAGCGTCTGTCCGAAGCCGGCCTGCGCGGCCCCATGGGCACGGCCGACTTCCGGAAGAAACTGGACGCCGAGTTCGAGCGCTGGGTGCCGTTCCTGCGCGACGTCGGACTGAGCGCGAAAAAATGAGCGACGCCGCTTTCACGCCCGTGCATCGTTTGCTGCAGCTCGGCCCACTGCCGCCCGGCCTGCAGCGCGAGGCCGCCAGCCGGTATGTGCTGGAGCCGCTGTGGACCCAGCCCGAGCCCGCGCGGTTCCTGGCCGAGCAGCAGGGCGCCTTCGACGGGGCCATCATGATGTCGCGCCATGGCTGCTCGGCGTCCGTCATCGAATGCCTGGCCGCCGCGCCGCGTCCCGGCGTGGTGGCCTGTTTCGGCGTGGGCTATGACGGCATCGACCTGGCCGCGGCCCGCCGCCACGGCGTGCAGGTCAGCACCACGCCCGACGTGTTGACCGATTGCGTGGCCGATACCGCGCTGGGCCTGATGTTGGCCTGCGCGCGCCAACTGGTGGCGGCCCATCGGCATGTGCAGGAAGGCGCCTGGCTGCAAGGGCCTTTTCCGCTGGCTACCCGGGTCAGCGGCAAGCGGGTTGGCATTGTCGGCCTGGGCCGCATCGGCCAGGCCATCGCGCGCCGCGCCGGCGGCTTCGACATGCCGGTGCGCTACCACGGGCGCAGCGCGCGCGCCGGCGTGCCGTACGAGTTCGAGCCTGACCTGCACGCGCTGGCGCGCTGGGCCGATTTTCTGGTGTTGGCCTGCCCCGGCGGGCCGCAGACGCGCCACCTGGTATCGGCCGACGTCCTGCAGGCGCTGGGCCCCGAGGGCTACCTGATCAACATCGCGCGCGGCAGCGTGGTCGACGAAGACGCGCTGGTCGAGGCCATCCAGGACGGCCGCATCGCGGGCGCCGGGCTGGACGTCTATGCCGACGAGCCGCGCGTGCCGGCCGGCTTGCTGGGCACCGACCGCGTGGTGACCTTGCCGCATGTGGCGGCATCCACGCGCGAAACCCGCCACGCCATGGAGCAGCTGGTGCTCGACAACCTGGCCGCCTTCTTCGCCACCGGCAAAGTGCTGACCCCGCCCGCCTGACGACCTGCCTGCCTCATGATCATTGAACACCGCACCTATACCGTGCCGCACGGCACGCTGGACGATTACCTGGCGCGCTTCGAGCGGCAGGCGCTGCCGGTGCTGCGGCACCATCTCGGCCACCTGGTGGGCGTGTATGTCAGCGAGATCGGCCCTTTGAACCAGGTGTTGCACATCTGGGCCTACGACAGCCTGGCCGATCGCGAGCAGCGCCGCGCCACCCTGGACGCCGACCCGGACTGGATCGCCTTCAAGCAGGGCAATCGCGGCGCGTTCATCGCGCAAGAAGTGAAAATACTGCGCCTGGCGCCGTTCTCGCCGCGTCCCGGGCAGCCGTCCGCATGAGCCGCGCCACGCCCTGCGCGCACAGTGCGCTGAAAGCCAGGCTGGCGCGCGGCGAGCTGGCCATGTCGCTGATCGTGCGCAGCGCGCGTGGCCCCGAGATTGCGCTGGTGGCTCGCAGCAGCGGCTTCGACGCGCTGTACATCGACCTGGAGCACAGCCCGCTGTCGCTGGATACCGCCAGCATGCTCTGCATTGCCAGCCAGGCGGCAGGCGTCACGCCCCTGGTGCGCGTGCCGCAGGCCAGCGCGGCCTGGGTGTCGCGCGCGCTGGACGGCGGCGCCATGGGCGTGATCGTGCCGCACGTCGAAGACGCGGCCACGGCCCGCGCCGCCGTGGCGCTGGCCAAGTATCCGCCGCTAGGGCAGCGCTCGGTGTCCACCACCTTGCCGCAACTGGCCTACCAGGCCATGCCGGCGGCCGAGTCGCAGTGCCTGCTGAATCGCGAGACGCTGGTGGTGGCGATGATAGAAAGCCGCCAGGGCCTGTGGCATGCCGACGAGATCGCCGCCGTGGAAGGCATCGACATGCTGCTGGTTGGCGCCGGCGACCTGGCGGCCGACCTGGGCGCCGCCGGCCCGGCCGTCCAGGCGGCGCTGCGCGACGCGTTCGATACCGTCATCGCCGCGTGCAAGCGGCACGGCAAGGCGGCCGGGGCAGGGGGGCTGGCCGGCCAGCTCGACCTGCTGGCCGAAGTCGTGGCGGCGGGCGTGCGCTACGTGTCGGCCGGCACCGATACCGGGTTCCTGCTGGCGGGCGCGCAGGCCAAGGTCGCCGCCATACGCGCGCGATGCCCGCCCGGAGCCGATGGCCGATAAGTTGTCCACGGTTTGTGCACCGGGTTATACACGTGGTTTGCACGGGCTTATCCACAGCCTTGTCCCCAGGCTGGGCCGAGGGCGGTCAGGGTGGATGGTGGGCGAGAAAAAACCATGTATAATCTCGTTCTTCTCGCGGCGGGGCTGCCTTTTACACGGGGCGTTTCGCGGCTAGCGGGCTGTTAGCTCAGTTGGTAGAGCAGCGGACTCTTAATCCGTAGGTCGAGTGTTCGAGCCACTCACAGCCCACCAGAATTCAATAAGACAAAGCCCTTACGGTATCTGCCGTAAGGGCTTTGTCTTTGCAGGCTCGCAGCCGCCTTCGCACGACGCGGGTCTGTCAAGACTTCTGACCGCTCCACATAACCTCTCCGCTGATCCAGCAACCTGCCATTCGGCCATCGGCATCGAAACGGGTACCTCAAGCCCCTTGCCGGTCTGGTCGGCCGCCACGCCAGGGGCCGGTCAGTGCCGAGGCAAACACCACGGCGACAGGTTGCTATGGTCGGGCCGGTTTTGCAATCCAATCCGCGCCCTGACGCTTTATTATCTTGATTGATCGAATCATCACGCTTCAGTAGATCCGGCGGTCCGGGCGTCTGGCGTGTCCGCCAGCGTTGTCATCCGGAGCCCCAGCATCATGCAGATTTTCCGCTCGATATTCCTCGCCGCCCTGTTCGCGGCTGTGTGCGCGTCGGTCTCGGGCTGCGCCAATACGCCATCGCCGCCGCCCGAGCCGCAGGCGCAGCCCGCCGCCGGACCGCAACCCCGGCTGACGATCCAGGCGGGCGAGGGCGAAAAGCTGAACCTGCCCTGGTTCGTCCGGGATGCGCAGCACTGGATCAACGAGTAGTTTCCCGCACGCCTTCAGCACATCGGCGCCCTAGCGCCAGGATGCATCCATGAATCCGGACCCTTTCAATTTGCAGCGGTTCGTCGATGCGCAGACTAGCGTCTATGCCGAGGTGCTGGATGAACTGGCCCGTGGCCGCAAGACGACCCACTGGATGTGGTTTATCTTTCCGCAACTGCAAGCCTTGGGCCGCAGCGGCACGGCCCGCCACTACGGCCTGGCGTCCAAGGAAGAGGCGGCGGCCTACCTGCGGCACCCCGTGCTGGGCGAGCGGCTGCGCCAATGTGTGGATCTGCTGCTTGGGTTGGGACAGACCGACCCCCACGCCATTTTCGGCTCGCCCGACGACCTGAAGTTCAGGTCGTGCCTGACGCTTTTTGCCGCGGTCGCGCCCGGCGAGTCCCGGTTCAGCGATGCGCTGGACCGGTTTTATCCGGAAGGGCCGGACAGGCTGACGCTGGACCTCTTGGGGTAGGGCTTGCGTCGTGTTCCACCGGGTTGATTACCGGTGCCGCTTCAGTCGGCCCGCTATTTTGTTAGTGCGCTCACCTGCTCGAACGACCCGGATGGTTTCATCCGGGCGCTTCGCTCTTTACCGCGCATTCTCCTGAATCTTCTCTCCGCCGCGTTCAATGTCTTGGCCGGCGCCGTGCATGGTGTTGCAGCCTGCCGTCACGCTGGCGGCGAGCAGAGCCATTACGACCATCCATTTCTTGCTGTTCATATCCTTCTCCTGGTTCAGGTTGAGAACTCGACTTGCACGCGCGGACAGCAAGTAGCGTGCCCGGGGCGGTGGCGGGCGGAATCTGCGGCGCCCGGCGCAAGCAGGATGGAATACAAGTTTCTGGGGTCGGGCAGGGCGGGAATCAACGCCACGTCGCGGCCCAGCCCCAGCGCGGTGACTTCTTCGTACAGCACGCGCAGCACGGAAAAATCTTCCATGGCGAAGCCCACGGAATCGAACACGGTGATGCCGGCATCGCTGGCGCGGCCGGCGGCCTGCCCGCGCAGCACCCGCCATAGTTCCGTAACCGGGAAGGCGGCATCCATTTGCTGGATGTCGCCTTCGATGCGGCTTTGCGGCTCGAATTCGACAAAGACCGAGGCCGCGGCCAGGATGGCGGGGTGCAGCTCGGTTTTGCCGGGGCAGTCGCCGCCCACGGCGTTCAAGTGCATGCCCGGCTCGATCATGCCGGGCGTCAGGATGGTGGCGCGGGTCTTGTCCGCCGTGACCGTGGTCACGATGTCGGCGCCGCGCACGGCCTCTGTGATGCTGTCGGCCGCGATCACCGCCAGGCCTGGCGTGGCGGCCAGGTTGCCGGCCAGCTTGCGGGTGGCCGCGGGGTCGATGTCGTAGGCGCGTATCTCTGCAATACCGAGCAGGTGGTGGAACGCCAGCGCCTGGAATTCGCTTTGCGCGCCATTGCCGATCAATGCCATCGAACGCGCGCCCGGACGCGCCAGCGCACGTGCCGCCATGACCGAGGTGGCGGCGGTGCGCAGCGCCGTGGCCAGGGTCAGCTCGCTGACCAGCAGCGGGCGGCCGGTGGCGACCTCGGCCAGCGCGCCGAAAGCCATGACGGTGGGCAGGCCGCAGCGCGGGTTCTTCGGATGGCCGTTGACATACTTGAAGCTGTACAGCGCGTGGTCGGCGGCGGGCATCAGCTCGATGACCCCGTCGGGCGAGTGCGTGGCCAGGCGCGCTGATTTATCGAACTCCGGCCAACGCAGGAAGTCGG
Proteins encoded in this region:
- a CDS encoding Bug family tripartite tricarboxylate transporter substrate binding protein — translated: MRILTLMLALTSMLVAAPGAANDVVRLVVPFSAGGPVDQVARILAPGLEDALGATVVVENRGGAGGTVGTNYVAKSPPDGRTVLMATSGFVISSQTTANLPYDPHKDLEPLALVGQVQTLLVVRPSLGVNTLAELVKLAKSGKPLSFGSTGVGGTMHVGGELLNHAAGIQALHVPYRGAAPAITALMAGEVDMVNADVPVLQPYVKSGRVKALVIYDTKHSVELPDVPDAVEAGYPQLLMSNWYSAMVPAGTPQAAKQKLEQAFLAAIRRPDIAQRLSEAGLRGPMGTADFRKKLDAEFERWVPFLRDVGLSAKK
- a CDS encoding 2-hydroxyacid dehydrogenase; this translates as MSDAAFTPVHRLLQLGPLPPGLQREAASRYVLEPLWTQPEPARFLAEQQGAFDGAIMMSRHGCSASVIECLAAAPRPGVVACFGVGYDGIDLAAARRHGVQVSTTPDVLTDCVADTALGLMLACARQLVAAHRHVQEGAWLQGPFPLATRVSGKRVGIVGLGRIGQAIARRAGGFDMPVRYHGRSARAGVPYEFEPDLHALARWADFLVLACPGGPQTRHLVSADVLQALGPEGYLINIARGSVVDEDALVEAIQDGRIAGAGLDVYADEPRVPAGLLGTDRVVTLPHVAASTRETRHAMEQLVLDNLAAFFATGKVLTPPA
- a CDS encoding NIPSNAP family protein, whose amino-acid sequence is MIIEHRTYTVPHGTLDDYLARFERQALPVLRHHLGHLVGVYVSEIGPLNQVLHIWAYDSLADREQRRATLDADPDWIAFKQGNRGAFIAQEVKILRLAPFSPRPGQPSA
- a CDS encoding HpcH/HpaI aldolase family protein, with product MSRATPCAHSALKARLARGELAMSLIVRSARGPEIALVARSSGFDALYIDLEHSPLSLDTASMLCIASQAAGVTPLVRVPQASAAWVSRALDGGAMGVIVPHVEDAATARAAVALAKYPPLGQRSVSTTLPQLAYQAMPAAESQCLLNRETLVVAMIESRQGLWHADEIAAVEGIDMLLVGAGDLAADLGAAGPAVQAALRDAFDTVIAACKRHGKAAGAGGLAGQLDLLAEVVAAGVRYVSAGTDTGFLLAGAQAKVAAIRARCPPGADGR
- a CDS encoding DUF1810 domain-containing protein, whose amino-acid sequence is MNPDPFNLQRFVDAQTSVYAEVLDELARGRKTTHWMWFIFPQLQALGRSGTARHYGLASKEEAAAYLRHPVLGERLRQCVDLLLGLGQTDPHAIFGSPDDLKFRSCLTLFAAVAPGESRFSDALDRFYPEGPDRLTLDLLG
- a CDS encoding entericidin A/B family lipoprotein — encoded protein: MVVMALLAASVTAGCNTMHGAGQDIERGGEKIQENAR
- a CDS encoding ornithine cyclodeaminase, which produces MTLLLTTPDVAALVERRTLPGLLKRLEQAIHADFLRWPEFDKSARLATHSPDGVIELMPAADHALYSFKYVNGHPKNPRCGLPTVMAFGALAEVATGRPLLVSELTLATALRTAATSVMAARALARPGARSMALIGNGAQSEFQALAFHHLLGIAEIRAYDIDPAATRKLAGNLAATPGLAVIAADSITEAVRGADIVTTVTADKTRATILTPGMIEPGMHLNAVGGDCPGKTELHPAILAAASVFVEFEPQSRIEGDIQQMDAAFPVTELWRVLRGQAAGRASDAGITVFDSVGFAMEDFSVLRVLYEEVTALGLGRDVALIPALPDPRNLYSILLAPGAADSARHRPGHATCCPRVQVEFST